A genomic window from Flavobacterium phycosphaerae includes:
- a CDS encoding tetratricopeptide repeat protein → MKTKFEETLYDRNKSNIYVHFWLLKAKSKRDNYLQLALAYKACLINADKSARPFYADSMIINARRTNDIELTASAYLTKGIVHYERMEHSKALDNYLKADQYASRTTKPILINKIKYGIAQIKYYLGFYDEAISLLQECVNYFREENDRAYLNSLHALGLAYMKIGKYDLASETNQLGIDQGKLFEDTSMECYFKHSEAINMCYKGNFKSAVKKLNQLVPDIIRIKDYGNESATYYYIGKAYWSLQQPDKAINYFKKVDRIFELKSYILPDLRSAYEYLIDYYKEKGDSRAQLRYINQLLKVDKLLAHDYKYLLKKIVKEYDTKELINAKNDIEDAILITRVTACIVVVLMAIIIIHLTHKNRRNKKLFEELMNRDTANHLVPFEATFDESEIDFQESTETDSKDKRARTISPDIEAAIVKNLEKFERNKKYLEYDMNLSKMAAILHTNSKYVTQVIAKHRGKGTIEYITELKLDYIVEMLKSDSRFRNYTHKALGEEAGFRTTQNFTRAFKSHTGITPSYFIYKLKKSINTDSST, encoded by the coding sequence TTGAAAACTAAATTTGAAGAAACACTCTATGACCGTAACAAATCAAATATTTATGTGCATTTCTGGCTTCTGAAAGCCAAGTCAAAAAGAGATAACTACCTGCAGTTAGCTCTTGCTTACAAGGCCTGCCTTATCAATGCCGACAAATCAGCTCGACCGTTTTATGCAGATAGCATGATCATTAACGCAAGAAGGACTAATGACATTGAATTAACTGCATCTGCCTATCTCACCAAAGGAATAGTCCATTACGAGCGTATGGAACATAGTAAGGCACTTGATAATTATCTAAAAGCCGATCAATATGCATCACGTACAACCAAGCCGATACTGATTAACAAGATTAAATATGGAATCGCACAGATTAAATATTACCTAGGCTTTTATGACGAAGCAATTTCGTTGCTTCAAGAGTGTGTTAATTACTTTAGGGAGGAAAATGACCGTGCATACTTAAATTCATTGCACGCTCTCGGATTAGCTTATATGAAGATTGGAAAATATGATTTGGCTTCAGAAACCAATCAGTTGGGAATTGACCAAGGGAAATTATTTGAAGACACTTCTATGGAATGCTATTTTAAACATTCCGAAGCAATCAACATGTGCTACAAAGGAAATTTCAAGTCAGCTGTAAAAAAGCTCAATCAGCTAGTACCCGATATCATTCGAATAAAAGATTATGGTAATGAATCAGCTACTTACTATTACATCGGAAAAGCATACTGGTCATTACAACAGCCGGATAAGGCAATTAATTACTTTAAAAAGGTCGACAGGATATTCGAACTAAAAAGCTACATCCTCCCAGATTTGAGAAGTGCTTATGAGTACTTAATCGACTATTATAAAGAGAAGGGCGATAGCAGAGCACAGCTTCGCTACATTAATCAGTTACTAAAAGTAGATAAGCTTTTGGCTCATGATTACAAATACCTTCTAAAGAAAATTGTAAAGGAATATGATACCAAAGAACTTATCAACGCCAAAAATGATATAGAGGATGCAATTCTGATTACACGCGTTACTGCCTGTATAGTTGTTGTATTAATGGCAATAATTATCATTCATCTTACTCATAAAAACAGGCGCAACAAAAAGTTATTTGAAGAATTAATGAATCGCGATACGGCGAATCATTTAGTCCCATTCGAAGCGACTTTCGATGAGTCAGAGATTGATTTTCAGGAATCAACAGAGACAGATAGCAAGGATAAACGCGCTCGGACTATAAGCCCCGACATCGAAGCCGCAATTGTCAAAAACCTAGAAAAGTTTGAACGTAACAAAAAATATTTGGAATACGATATGAACCTTTCAAAAATGGCTGCAATACTACACACCAATTCCAAATATGTAACACAGGTTATTGCAAAGCATCGCGGCAAAGGCACAATCGAATACATTACTGAACTAAAATTAGATTACATAGTCGAAATGCTTAAATCCGACAGCCGATTCAGGAACTATACGCATAAGGCACTGGGTGAGGAAGCAGGATTTCGTACCACACAAAATTTCACGCGTGCTTTTAAATCGCATACAGGAATCACGCCATCTTATTTCATCTATAAATTAAAGAAGTCAATAAACACAGACAGTTCGACTTGA